A window from Leguminivora glycinivorella isolate SPB_JAAS2020 chromosome 16, LegGlyc_1.1, whole genome shotgun sequence encodes these proteins:
- the LOC125234544 gene encoding pupal cuticle protein 36-like, giving the protein MKLVIVLFLIACGYAAKLDRTYLPPPGAATAGGSPGSLSAPGQSFGQQAPGFQGSQGGPSQAGNFGGASSGFGRPGSNQPSGSSGFGNAGSSGFGRGSNQPSGSGFGPESNQPSGSGFGSNAGSFGRPSGQAGPQGFQPTGSGVQPPSSQLGFNGPQQPERPQAAADRTAEILRYDNENDGETFSYNFETSNGISAEESGVATNGVQAQGGFSYTGDDGQFYKITYTADENGYLPQGDHLPTPPPIPDEILRSIEENARAAAAGTQEGAYNPEEDNAPVYNAPTFNQAQQSSSNGFGPSASAGPSGHFGSQTGFNQGSTQGSAGLAGQTGFNRPTQGFGQAPQTQFNGNQGFSGQRAQGQNGGQAGYDYSRPQNQGRQPNGNANAIPSGPFKPSGPQNQARPFQNQPSGQDRPFPGQNQPSGPASNQRQYLAPEPQQRQPGNQGSAPQSFNQGPRGPQGSQGPQGPQGSQGPQGPQGPQGPRGQGQGSTQYNQNQIGSGSQPSRGPSTFGQNRPSNQPSQGSPAQRGPQGPQSPRGQGNTQQDGYEYNRPQNGFNAGSQSRPQGPSSRPQSAFPGSSSQGQPGFPGAPSQTGFPGAQGQFPGANRPAAQGPQGFPGSQSPRGQGQPQRPQESFKGPQQKPSFSPEEGYKY; this is encoded by the exons ATGAAGCTG GTTATAGTGCTATTCCTTATAGCCTGCGGCTATGCTGCGAAGTTGGATAGGACGTATTTACCACCACCTGGTGCTGCTACAGCTGGGGGCAGCCCAGGGTCCTTAAGTGCCCCTGGTCAGAGCTTTGGACAGCAGGCTCCAGGATTCCAAGGGTCTCAGGGTGGACCTAGCCAGGCCGGTAACTTTGGTGGAGCCTCATCTGGATTTGGGCGTCCTGGATCTAACCAGCCATCTGGTTCTTCTGGATTTGGCAATGCTGGATCATCAGGATTCGGACGTGGCTCCAACCAGCCCTCTGGATCAGGATTCGGACCTGAATCCAATCAACCTTCAGGATCTGGATTTGGCAGCAACGCTGGTTCATTCGGCCGTCCTTCTGGACAAGCTGGACCTCAGGGTTTCCAGCCTACTGGCTCTGGCGTGCAACCTCCTTCTTCCCAGCTTGGATTTAACGGACCCCAGCAGCCTGAGCGTCCTCAAGCGGCCGCTGACAGGACCGCTGAAATCCTCAGATACGATAACGAGAATGATGGTGAAACCTTCTCCTACAACTTCGAGACCTCGAACGGTATTTCTGCTGAGGAGTCCGGAGTAGCAACCAATGGTGTCCAGGCTCAGGGTGGTTTCTCGTACACTGGTGATGATGGGCAGTTCTACAAGATCACGTACACGGCTGACGAGAACGGCTACCTGCCCCAGGGTGACCACCTGCCGACGCCTCCCCCGATCCCTGATGAGATCCTGAGGTCCATTGAGGAGAACGCGAGGGCTGCTGCTGCTGGAACTCAAGAAG GTGCCTACAACCCCGAAGAAGACAACGCCCCCGTTTACAACGCTCCCACCTTCAACCAAGCCCAGCAGTCCAGCTCCAACGGCTTCGGACCTTCGGCTTCCGCGGGACCTTCTGGACATTTTGGTTCTCAGACCGGTTTCAACCAGGGCTCGACCCAAGGAAGTGCTGGACTAGCTGGACAGACCGGTTTCAACCGTCCCACCCAAGGTTTTGGCCAAGCACCTCAAACCCAGTTCAATGGTAACCAAGGATTCTCTGGTCAACGTGCTCAGGGTCAAAACGGCGGTCAGGCTGGTTATGACTACTCTAGGCCCCAGAATCAGGGACGTCAGCCTAATGGAAATGCCAACGCTATCCCATCTGGACCCTTCAAGCCTTCCGGCCCTCAGAACCAGGCCAGACCTTTCCAGAACCAGCCCTCAGGTCAAGATAGACCCTTCCCTGGACAAAACCAGCCGTCCGGCCCAGCTTCCAACCAAAGACAATACCTGGCTCCCGAGCCTCAGCAGCGTCAGCCTGGTAACCAAGGATCAGCTCCTCAATCATTCAACCAAGGTCCCCGAGGTCCCCAAGGTTCCCAAGGTCCCCAAGGTCCCCAAGGTTCCCAAGGTCCCCAAGGTCCCCAAGGTCCCCAAGGTCCCCGAGGCCAAGGTCAGGGCTCTACCCAGTACAACCAGAACCAAATTGGATCTGGATCGCAGCCTAGCCGCGGACCATCTACCTTTGGCCAGAACCGTCCATCTAACCAGCCTTCCCAAGGTTCCCCAGCTCAGAGAGGTCCTCAGGGTCCGCAAAGCCCGAGAGGTCAGGGCAACACTCAACAAGACGGATATGAATACAACCGACCTCAAAACGGTTTCAACGCCGGCAGCCAATCCCGGCCTCAGGGTCCTAGCTCAAGACCTCAATCTGCTTTCCCTGGCTCAAGCTCTCAAGGTCAGCCTGGATTCCCTGGTGCTCCAAGCCAGACTGGTTTCCCTGGTGCCCAAGGGCAGTTCCCTGGAGCTAACCGCCCAGCGGCGCAAGGACCTCAAGGTTTCCCCGGTTCCCAGTCTCCCAGAGGTCAGGGTCAGCCTCAAAGACCCCAGGAATCTTTCAAAGGACCCCAGCAGAAACCTAGCTTCAGCCCTGAAGAAGGATACAAATACTAA